The Capra hircus breed San Clemente chromosome 12, ASM170441v1, whole genome shotgun sequence region GATTGCTTTCTTCCATGGAGTGTGTTTGTCatcacgcatgctaagtcgcttcagtcctgtctgactctgcggccccatggactgcagtccaccaggctcctctgtccatgggattctccaggcaagagtactggagtcggtggccacgccctcctccaggggtcttccttacccagggaccAAGCCCGCGTCTCTTGTGTCCCCGGCATGGCAGGCagagattctctaccactagcgccacctgggaaacccgagCGTTCGTCCTCAGAGGCGCCAAACAGCCTCAGCCTGCTGTCCTGAAACATCTGTGCTGTCTGTTTCCCCAAGAGACAGAATCCTTGTCTCTTTGAGTCCGGAGCCTTTCTCTGCCCACTCCTTTCCCAGGGACTTTCTTTTCCCCCACTTAGAAATCTTTCCTCCCACTTAGAAATCTTTCCTCCATCTTAGCCCTcttcaacaaaataaacaaaggacAGTGTATCAACAAAAATCAAAGAATCGGATCAGACAGCACACATCATTTAACAACAGACAAATATCATTTGCATCTGCACGTCCACTCTGGGGCTCCCTGGGTTGTTTTTGAGAGTGTGCTCCAGGAACTTCCTCTCTGGTGCAGGCCACTGTGGGCACTTTGACTCAGACCATCTCGATGTGTAAACACGGTCCTGAGCAGACTTCACCTCACAGAGAAGTCACCTCTTAGCAACGATACTGTCAGCATGCTTTGACCCATTTGGTTCATTGCTAAGGCctgaaattaaacaaaattactATAAGATTAAGCCCTTCTCATTTTAAGAGTTGATGATTATTAAGCGGATACATATTAGGGGTAAAGGTGACATTTCAGGAATCTTAGAGCTAAACTCTAAAAGGCAGTATTCTAGCATTTACTAGATCTTTGAATATAATGATTTTATTCTGCTTCTGCCACAAATAAAAGCTAAGACAATAATTATCCAAGCAAGTAAGCTGAGATAGCAGAAAGTATGAATCAGTAccctgtgaaaaaaaaatcacaactgcCTCCAAGTTGGTATCCAGGGTAAATATTTCTAGAGTACAAACCACATTAGCTCTTGGACAGTTTTCTGAAACACTAATAAATGAGTTTTGAgggggctttttattttttcctttctgtggctAGAAAGAACTCGACAGCTCATGTCAACATGTCCGGTTATGCAAAAATGAGATGATAGTGTCTTAAGAAACGCTCGCCATTCTAATTAGTAAGGAAATCAGTCTACAGAAAACCACACACACAGGCCCACTCCCAAAAATGTAAGTGAAAATACTTTGGAGGATATCCATATTTTGCTGTGGAAGAACTTGCTGTTAGTGTTAGGATAACAGTAAAGTTAAAAGGATCGATATTGAGTGACAGAGACAAAACTGAGACAGCCTCCTTTGCTTATTAAGAAAAACTTTCAGAGGCCTGGCACAGATGGCTGCCCTGTGGCTCCTTGGGTGGAACCTGAATAAAGACCCACACTTCCCGCAGCCCAGGTACATCTGCGCCCTCAGGGCAAGGCTTGCGAGCCTCATCCTTTCAGGTGTAAGGCACAGGGGACAGCTTAGCGACATGGCGCATCTTTTCATCAGAAAGCTTCACAATGAAATTGTAACTATTAGAGGTTCAAGTACTCTAAGGAAAAAAGATTTAGAGTAAGCACTTCTTTGCGCTTTTCTCAAGGCAATAAAAGGACAAGCCATAGGACTTTCAAGTACAACTCAGTATATCTAACCTCAATAACGCGTCAGATGCTATTGTCTTAACAATTATGAAAAAcgtttttaaaattcagtctaaaataaacaaagaggtaAAGAAAGGAATGATTCGGTTATGACTAAAAGAGGAAGGGTTAGAAAGAGTTGAAAGGGGAATTTGCAATGCAAAAGTGATAAAGGAGCACTGTAATGCAAAGAGCAGGCAGAACCCCGGTGTGTCAATGATCTAACACCTCATTCAGACAAGAGCACAGTCCCAACATCCATTTGTTACCAGGTTTAGGTCCTCAGACATTAAAAGGTACCATGTCTGAATTTTCTGGAGGATGGAGGGGGCACTAGAAAGCCATTTTTCCTGAATAAAAGCATGGAGTAAGTCGAGGTTCAGGAAAGTAATCCTGAATCCTAAAAGGATTAAAGGAAGGGACAAAATAGGGTTTCTGAGGGAATATGATAACAAATTGGGATTGCCCAATTGCCTGATACAGGAACAGGATAACAGTTCCTATGAAAGGATTTTTCTCTCaatttgaaaaagataaaatggaCTAAAACTATAGCATTAATAATAACACTGGGTAAACACCACCAAAGGTGCTATAATACTAGAGCTGCTGACCGATGGAATCGACCTTCCCAGAGGTTGCTGAAGGGCCAAACGCACACATTCCGAAACAGCCCACATTCCCCTTTACCCGAGAGCCCCTGGGtcagggcacgtgcatgtccgcCTTGTGCAAGGGCCTTTCTCTGACTCGGGACGGGGCCTCTCTGCAGTCTCCCCTCAGGGCTCTATGACGCAGCGTTCACCGGCCTGGCCTCAACCTGGGAAGGTGCCTCTCCTGGAACGGCTTCTGCTGGAAGAACCGGCCGCCCGCTCCGGGGCGGCTAGGCCACGTGTGCCCCGGCTGTCTGTGCACAGGTGAGGACAGCCCTGACGCCTCGACCACCCTGAAACCACAGACTCTCAGTTCTTGAGAGGCAGCATAGAGCGGCTGCCACTGCCGAGCGCTGGACGGGGTAGGAGGCTGGAAGCCAGCGGGGGAGGGAGAAGAATCCAGCACGTCCTCTACCTTCTCTGAGAGAGGTCACCTTGAGGGCAGAGTAGGCAGGTGCTGGCCACACCTGGCTGCCAGGGCGGCTGGGAGGGGTCTTCCAGATCGGACTTAAGGTAGGCACCCAGCAACAATTCAGGCCTGAATCTGAATAAAGAACACTCGGGCAAGCTCTGAAACGCAGGTCAGAGGACAAGCTTTGGCAAGAAGAGCTGAACTGTAAATTTTTACTCACATTAAAAGGAAGTATTTACCTATTTACTCATTTCATAAGTTAATTCATGTTCGGTGTTGAAATTGAGAAGGTATGAATGGAACTCAAAATTTACTTGTACAAAATGATGTGCTAGCCTTTGTATCCATGCACGGATGTGTGTGTAAAcagctgcttttcttctttccaaagTGGCCTGATGTGTAATCCACTTTCTCTACTTAACATTATTCCCTGTCTGGAAACAGCCATCTATGTAGCCATTTTCAGTGGCCGTGTCCTGTCATATTCCACTATAGGGCCATAAACTAACCAATTCCCTAATGATGGATGTCTGATTTGGTTGCAAACTTTCACACTTAAAATTTGACACTGTTTTAAACATCTTTTCCTTAggataaaatattctgaaaacatTGCCTTGTGTGTTTCATCCatcaaaacacatttatttttgatGGATGCTACTGGATGCCATATTTCATTCAGTGAAGCAGTTGGCCATGCTTTTACAACTGGTGGGCAGTGACACATTCTCAGAGTCAGTGTAACTCTCCTAACCTCTACAACCATTATTATTCATATGGAGAATTAGCAGACTCCACAGTGTTGTGTTTTTTCCCCACCGTGTATTTCAAAGGCAGTTCCCAGGAACCTGCTTTGGAAGAttcctcaaaataaaatttaaatgttgagattttcagaaaaaattttttccacaaaaattcaaaaactaaaagtagcTCTTGATGCCTGCTCCTGCAACCCATGCCTGGAATTTCTACCTCTCTATGTCCAGACTCAGTTTCTGCAAAGTTGCTTTTCATACTAATGGATAaagtttcttctgtttttatttcataattgcAATTCCACGATTTCCCCTTTTGAGACTCACTCCattccaccccccaaccccccctcCAAAAACACACGAAATATAAACCCCATACTTACTGGGTGGGTTTTGTTTGGAGTTTTAATTCATCAATaactccatttattttttattattttcttctattttgggggtgggggcaaaCTCAGTTCTTTTCTAGCTTCTTGAGTTATATATTTAACTTAGctactttcaattttttaagaaataaatgcctTCAAGGCTTTGCATCAATCTTGGGTTAACTCTTTAGCTGCACTCCACTCCACcgttttataatatttttgtcCTTTAGTTGTAAGAACTTCAAAATCTGCATTGTGATTTCTTAACCCATAAGTtccttagaaaaatatatttctttcttttttattttagaaaaatatatttctagaatCCAAACTGATTCTTTACCTTactttttattcctagtttagTCATACTGTACTACTCACAGGGAATGTGAGCTGCTGTTGTGctatgttgtgttagtcacttagtcatatctgactctttgtggacccatggactgcagcctgccaggctcctctgtccatgggattctccaggcaagaatacaagagtgggttgccattttcttccccaggggatcttcctgacccaaggactgaacccaggtctcctgcactgcaggtggattcttcaccacctgagccaccagggaagtccttactcACAAGGAATGTGAGCTGCTTGCTAATGATATTCTGAGACTTTGGAGACACGTCTTCATAACCGAGTAAAAGGTCAAACTTGCAAAGAATTCCAATGTGCTTTAAGCACAAATTTTGCTAGCATTTAAGTCTTGTTGGGTTAATCTTCTCCTTTTTACCTGtcatattgtaataaaaatgtGTTAAACTCTCCCAGGACAGTTGTGGATTTGACAATTTCGCGTTTAAATTCTGTCAAATTTTGCTGTTACATGTAAAATTCATCATAATTTTTATGTCCTTGAATTAGTCCTTTGACCTTGTgtagtgaatttttttgtttctattaataTTGATTGTGCTttgaattctatttttttctgatgttaATATTGCTAGTCTAGCTTTCcattggtggattctttaccactgagctaccagtaTATggctggattttttaaaatccaaactgATAGTCTCTATCTTTTAAGAGGTGAGTtcaatggtggctcagatggtaaagaatgtgcctgcaatgcaagagactagagtttgattccctgggtcaggaagatcccctggagaagggaatggctacttactccagtatttttgcctggagaattccggacagaggagtctggtgggctataatccacagggtcacaaagagtcagacacgactgagcgactaacactttcactttcaactttttggggcttctctggtggctcagatggtaaacaatctgcctacaacacaggagacctggttcgatctcctgggtcgggaagatctgctggagaagggaatggctaccactccagtcaggaagatctgctggagaagggaagggctaccactccaatattttttttttaatctgtttttaattgaaggataatcactttacaatgttgtgttggtttctgccatacatcaacatgaatcagccatggggtgggtgtgtgtctgtgtgtattccctccctctggaacctccctcccacccctctagttgtcacagagccctggtttgagttccctgcgtCATACACCAAattctactccagtgttcttgcctggagaatcccatggacagaagagcctggcgggctacagttcacggggtctcaaagagtcagacacgactaacatTTCCAGGTCAacgcatttaaattttttcttttttttaaatttgttgtgacacatttcctttcttcttattttgttttttctaccTGCCATTTTCATCCTTTGCTTTTTCCCAGAGtctccttttctgtcttcccttgattaataaaaagtttatttccttttttgctcCCATTTGCTTCAGGTTGTAGTCCTATATTTTCATGATTAACCTATCAACACTGTAGGCAATACACACCTATGACATTAGTACAGTCCTCTCGGAACCTCCTTGTTCTGTCGGTATCGCTGTTTTAAGATTGTTACAGAGCTTCCACTTCATTTAATACAGCAGTTGGAAATGCAGATGTCTAGTCAGtgtttccttgcctggagaatcccagggatgggggagcctggtgggctgccatctatggggtcacacagagtcggacacgactgacgtgacttagcagcagcagcagccgcagtcaGTGTTTTAATAAGGCTAGAAACAGAGTTCTTCCCTTTAACATACAGTACCATCATTACTAGATATATTGACTTCTCCCTCAATTACAGTGACTTTCAGATGAGATTTTATGCATTGAGACCTAccacaaaattattttccttctaaaAATAACTTtacaggggactttcctggcagtccagtggttaaatttctgcacttccaatgtaagggggcttgagttcaatccctggtcagggaactaagatcccacatgccatgtagtatggccataaaaaaagaaaaatcttcacGGAATTTATTCCTCTGCTGTTTTTTAGTTTTATCGAAGTTCCTCCTCATACATGGATTTTTATTGTAggagtttttcactctccatattagacattatttataataagaaaagagGTAGAAATAATCCAGGTATTCATCAAGGCTGTAGGGAAGCAAATTATGCATTACTGCTGGAACACTTCAGAATACGTATTAAGTGTCTACATAAGATCTACACATATGACAAAGAAAGACATAGACTACCCTGATACAAGAACACAGTACATGAACAAAACAGAACACAGAATACCACGTGTGTAATTTTTCCTACTGTTTGCACATGAGAGAATGCACACTGCACACATCAGTGGGGTACCTGCAGAATGATACACTTTAACACTAATTTAAAATTCTCCCCTCaaaacacttttttctttctctttttgtttctttttcttcttttttctttgttgctgtttttgtcaTGGTTGTGGTGGTCAtggtcttcttcttctttccttaaaGAAAACCTAACTTTCAGTTCCGAACAAAGGCCTTAGCTTGTTTCTCATAATTTTTGGGTTAACACAAATCAGACCACTGTGGTAAGTTCATATTTCACTACATAAATGTGTGACTGATTCCATTTCCTGGCAGTGATATGcctttgacaaaaaaaaaaaaagtccaactgATATTCAATTTAAAAGCAAAGTTTTACGTTTTCTGAAGTGTGGGGTGCTTTACGTGATTTTACCAGATAATGATCCAAAAAAACAAAGGGGAAATTTCTGCCTAAAAAGTTAGTGCACTCCCTTGTCACAAAAACACATTTGCCCTATTTAAATGGTTCTATTTCCTTTGCCAGAGCTTTGCCAAAACGACCAAATTTTCAGAGTAAAAACATAAATTTCAGTCTCTGCTCCTCCTGTTACAATATAGTATGTAACTACATAACATAcagatttttgaaaattatataaattttgacattttaagTTAGATCTCAAGGAGTCAGTTTATATCACTTTTAGTTAAAtatgctttctgttttatttatattttaaaacttttaaaattaaaaaaaatttttcttttttttttggcttcactgctcaacatgtgggatcttagtcccccaaccaggaatggaacctatgCTCCTTGCATTAAAGCTccaggtcttaaccactggaagtcCCTAAAAatgctgcaatttttttttttgattgtcagtttttattttaatgtttgtctttaaagctataaatttccctaTAATCAGAACTTTTAGTTGTATCCCACAaattggtggcactagtggtgaagaacctgcctgccaatgcaggagagttaaGAGAATGCTTTTAATAAAACATGCCCTTCTTGGTTTTTTTTAGAGACCCTGAACAACACTGACGGATATAAAAATGGACAATTTTACTACACCCTCTGCAGCTTCTCTGGAAAGCGACTGTGATCTCTATGCCCACCACCAGACAGCCAGGATCCTCATGCCACTGCATTACAGCATCGTCTTCGTAATTGGGCTTGTGGGAAACTTACTGGCCTTGATTGTCATTattcaaaacaggaaaaaaatcaactcGACCACTCTATATTCAACCAATTTGGTGATTTCGGATATACTTTTTACCACGGCTCTGCCCACACGGATAGCCTACTACGCGTTGGGCTTTGACTGGAGAATTGGCGATGCCCTGTGTAGGATAACCGCTCTTGTGTTTTACATCAACACGTACGCAGGTGTGAACTTCATGACCTGCCTGAGCATTGACCGGTTCTTTGCTGTGGTGCACCCCCTGCGGTACAATAAGATAAAAAGAATTGAACACGCAAAATGTATCTGCATATTTGTCTGGATTCTGGTATTTGCTCAAACACTCCCGCTACTCATAAACCCTATGTCAAAACAGGAGGCTGAAAGGACTACGTGCATGGAATATCCAAACTTTGAGGAAACCAAATCCCTCCCCTGGATTCTGCTTGGTGCCTGTTTCATAGGATACGTACTTCCACTTGTCATTATTCTTATCTGCTATTCTCAAATCTGTTGCAAGCTCTTTAAAACTGCCAAACAGAACCCGCTAACTGAGAAATCGGGGGTCAACAAAAAGGCTCTCaacacaattatttttataattgttgtGTTTGTTGTATGCTTCACGCCTTATCATGTTGCAATTATTCAACACATGATCAAGAAGCTTCGTCTTCCTGGTCTCCTGGAATGTAGCCAAAGACATTCATTCCAGATATCTCTGCACTTTACAGTATGTCTGATGAACTTCAACTGCTGCATGgatccttttatatatttttttgcatgTAAAGGGTACAAGAGAAAGGTCATGAAGATGCTGAAACGTCAAGTCAGTGTATCAATTTCCAGCGCTGTGAGGTCAGCCCCTGAAGAAAACTCACGTGAAATGACAGAAACTCAAATGATGATACATTCCAAGTCTTTAAatggaaagtaaaaaggaaaggagTCTTGGATTTATACCAAAGTAGAATGTATGCTGAACTTTGCAAGACTTTTCTTATAACAAGTGTTAGACTTCCAATTCGGATTCTTTTGAATTCCTTTCACTGGGCACTATTTCTCACCTCCAACTTGGAAGTTTTACACTCAAGAACAACATTCAGCAAAATTctcatttataaatgaaatagtATACCTTTAAAAGGGAGGGTATTTTAATAAGTCTCAgtgtaaaaagaaaagttttgtgTTAACAAAAAACTAAATCATTAATGTTCCTCACCAAtaattcaaaaaaagagaaaagactatAAAAATTGTATATTGCCAGTGTAGAAATGTTAATATTGTaatattccctctctctctttttttttttttttgtacatttcaaTTCATGTTTCTTTCGATCTTAGACTTTACCTCCTCGAtaataaccattttttttttcggAGTCATAAATTTTCATCTCAAGAAACTTGGTTTTGAATAAAGAGCTAGATGCTACAAAATTATGAGTATGTCCTTCAATGCTCACTGTGAACTTGCAGCAAAAGTTACGGGGACGAGGAAACTAGCAGAAGGCAGATTTTGGAGCAAAGCtttatgatgatggtggtgatgaaggCAATGAAAGCTCTTCCCAAGCAGCCAGCACAGGGTTCAAGGGCCACTGCCCAGGAACATGACAAAGACCTCATATGGAAAGAGGGTCCACTTGCTAAATGCTTCTtgagagtttaaaaaatatatatgtatgcaaataGGCTTGGCTCTTCTTGGGTCCCTAGGGGATGGTATCTTATTTATACAGAAGTTGGCAGTACCCTGTATCTGTATTTCAGTGGGTTGGTTACCAGGAAGGGTACAGAGGATGAGCAGTGGGGGTGTAATTGTGGCTTGCCTTATTAAGATGGAGAGTAAAATGGAAAATCACGAACTTCAAAGTCACCAGGACTCTTTACAACAttatcattgtttagtcactaagtcatggtctgactcttgtgaccaaaTAGAAATACCTCTGTgtaacctgggttcgattcctgggtcaggaagattccctggagaagagaatggcaacccactccagtattcttgcctggagaatcccatggacagtagcccaccaggctcctctgtccacggggctgcacagagtcagacacgactgagtgacttaacactttctTTACAAGTAGCACGGCCTCCCCAAGTACAGTAACCCATCTGCCAGCTCAGATATGCTTTAGTGGATCCCTCACCTACCTCAAGACAGTACCTATGTTAGCAATGACTCCATATTTGATAACTCAACTAAAGAAATGAAATGGTATATGATGGATCttacttaaatttttattagGCTTTATAtcctggaaatattttcttttgaaggaaAGGATTTTCCTTACTCACTTTCAGATTTTATCCTGTAAGAAAACTAATCTTAATGGTCAATTCAATACCATTTACTGTGTACTTTCAGATTTGTATTG contains the following coding sequences:
- the LOC102177727 gene encoding G-protein coupled receptor 183 — its product is MDNFTTPSAASLESDCDLYAHHQTARILMPLHYSIVFVIGLVGNLLALIVIIQNRKKINSTTLYSTNLVISDILFTTALPTRIAYYALGFDWRIGDALCRITALVFYINTYAGVNFMTCLSIDRFFAVVHPLRYNKIKRIEHAKCICIFVWILVFAQTLPLLINPMSKQEAERTTCMEYPNFEETKSLPWILLGACFIGYVLPLVIILICYSQICCKLFKTAKQNPLTEKSGVNKKALNTIIFIIVVFVVCFTPYHVAIIQHMIKKLRLPGLLECSQRHSFQISLHFTVCLMNFNCCMDPFIYFFACKGYKRKVMKMLKRQVSVSISSAVRSAPEENSREMTETQMMIHSKSLNGK